A single window of Streptomyces xanthii DNA harbors:
- a CDS encoding CBS domain-containing protein has protein sequence MTTAADIMHSGARWIPAHETLDRAAQLMRELNVGALPISDENERLCGILTDRDIVVGCVAMGHDPAKVTAGEMAKGTPRWIDAGADIAEVLHEMQDHQIRRLPVIKDKKLVGMISEADLAMHLNDDQIAAWVESVYAKS, from the coding sequence ATGACCACCGCCGCGGACATCATGCACTCCGGCGCACGCTGGATCCCCGCCCACGAAACCCTGGACCGCGCCGCCCAGTTGATGCGTGAACTGAACGTCGGCGCCCTGCCCATCAGCGACGAGAACGAGCGGCTGTGCGGCATCCTCACCGACCGCGACATCGTGGTCGGCTGCGTCGCCATGGGGCACGACCCCGCCAAGGTCACCGCGGGCGAGATGGCCAAGGGCACCCCGCGCTGGATCGACGCCGGCGCCGACATCGCTGAGGTCCTCCACGAGATGCAGGACCACCAGATCCGCCGCCTGCCCGTGATCAAGGACAAGAAGCTCGTCGGCATGATCAGCGAGGCCGACCTGGCCATGCATCTGAACGACGACCAGATCGCCGCCTGGGTCGAGAGCGTCTACGCGAAGTCCTGA
- a CDS encoding serine/threonine-protein kinase, translating to MPLREDDPESIGGYRIESRIGTGGMGVVYRARTPSGRTVAVKVVHAQYADDPEFRARFRQEVRAARRVSGAFTAPVVDADPDAARPWMATVYVAGDTLAQRVAEQGTLDWPQLRRLGVELAEALRELHRAEVVHRDLKPSNVLLLGPGRADEGGPDPDGAAGAVRVIDFGISRAAQSDVRTQTGMVLGSPPFMAPEQFSSPRDVGPPVDVFSFGALLVYAATGRSPFEAENAYLAAYQTVHHAPELGALPAELRPLVLSCLAKAPQERPTPDALREALAALPERVSGDGEPAPTGTAGGPTLALSRGDATVPDASTRGGGESTGADLTAVTPHTPRGSRRRRITVAASALAVALVAAAGISVAVRGGAAGEEPVARQGAPASVPGWRPWTTSLAKAPENGKDGKHGSRVSDPRELMPDSYQCTPSRLGVYCASFTTTLVKLDPASGEVDWKVPMGDAGRSGGRLTNPVVAVGEGLVFTFSGDGTQGVDAYDAGTGHRVWRKKGPHSEFAMMSGVLVVHLGELGPSSTARYAAFDPRSGKELWRRTLTADSPSPLYAGADGTLVADLRRAKAGVRTVERLDARTGRTLGRAQAPKGDLWLATVRGNRAYYARWENDTGVSSRVFVQDLVSGRVRSVDFPWAVEPEAPPLVVGDTMYLFDYSNEIVLALDLKRGKALWTTSRELRLFSEPTVSGDTLYATTPGNSVVAIDTRTGKERWRTRPPVEPAGQQGGPKGGGGTIDQRSPSGTGPLRVGDVFYGVTGDGAFSVAVPGKGARPPR from the coding sequence ATGCCTTTGCGGGAGGACGATCCCGAGTCGATCGGCGGCTACCGGATCGAGTCGCGGATCGGCACGGGCGGCATGGGGGTGGTGTACCGCGCCCGCACTCCGTCGGGCCGCACGGTCGCGGTCAAGGTCGTGCACGCCCAGTACGCGGACGACCCGGAGTTCCGGGCGCGGTTCCGTCAGGAGGTCCGGGCCGCGCGCCGGGTGAGCGGGGCGTTCACGGCTCCGGTCGTGGACGCGGACCCGGACGCGGCGCGCCCCTGGATGGCGACCGTGTACGTCGCCGGGGACACGCTCGCGCAGCGGGTCGCCGAGCAGGGCACCCTGGACTGGCCGCAGTTGCGCCGGCTCGGGGTGGAGCTGGCGGAGGCGCTGCGGGAGTTGCACCGGGCGGAGGTCGTGCACCGCGACCTGAAGCCGAGCAATGTGCTGCTGCTCGGTCCGGGCCGGGCCGACGAGGGCGGCCCTGACCCGGACGGGGCCGCGGGTGCGGTGCGGGTCATCGACTTCGGCATCTCGCGGGCCGCGCAGAGCGATGTGCGCACGCAGACGGGCATGGTGCTGGGGTCGCCGCCGTTCATGGCCCCCGAGCAGTTCAGCAGTCCGCGGGACGTGGGGCCGCCGGTCGACGTGTTCTCGTTCGGGGCGCTGCTGGTGTACGCGGCGACGGGCCGCAGCCCGTTCGAGGCGGAGAACGCGTATCTGGCGGCGTACCAGACGGTGCATCACGCACCCGAACTGGGCGCGCTGCCCGCCGAGTTGCGGCCACTGGTGCTGTCCTGCCTCGCGAAGGCGCCGCAGGAGCGGCCGACGCCGGACGCGCTGCGGGAGGCGCTGGCCGCGCTGCCGGAGCGGGTGTCCGGTGACGGCGAGCCCGCACCGACCGGCACGGCGGGCGGTCCGACCCTGGCGCTCAGCCGTGGTGACGCGACGGTGCCGGACGCGTCCACGCGGGGCGGCGGCGAGAGCACCGGCGCCGACCTGACCGCCGTCACGCCGCACACCCCTCGCGGATCGCGGCGCCGGCGCATCACTGTCGCGGCGAGTGCGCTCGCCGTGGCCCTGGTGGCGGCCGCCGGGATCTCCGTCGCCGTACGGGGCGGCGCGGCCGGCGAGGAACCGGTCGCGCGGCAGGGCGCACCGGCCTCCGTGCCGGGCTGGCGGCCCTGGACGACGTCACTCGCCAAGGCGCCGGAGAACGGCAAGGACGGCAAGCACGGGTCCAGGGTGTCGGATCCGCGCGAGCTGATGCCGGACTCGTACCAGTGCACTCCGTCGCGGCTCGGCGTCTACTGCGCGTCGTTCACCACGACCCTGGTCAAGCTGGACCCGGCGTCCGGCGAGGTCGACTGGAAAGTGCCGATGGGAGACGCGGGCCGGTCGGGCGGCAGGCTGACGAACCCCGTGGTGGCGGTGGGCGAGGGACTCGTCTTCACGTTCAGCGGCGACGGCACGCAGGGCGTGGACGCCTACGACGCCGGCACGGGCCACCGGGTGTGGCGGAAGAAGGGCCCGCACTCCGAGTTCGCGATGATGAGCGGCGTACTGGTCGTGCATCTGGGCGAGTTGGGCCCGTCGTCCACGGCCCGGTACGCGGCGTTCGATCCCCGCAGCGGGAAGGAGCTGTGGCGGCGCACGCTCACCGCGGACTCGCCGAGCCCGCTGTACGCCGGGGCCGACGGGACGCTCGTCGCGGACCTGCGCCGGGCGAAGGCGGGCGTGCGCACGGTGGAGCGGCTCGACGCCCGTACGGGCCGCACGCTGGGCCGGGCGCAGGCGCCGAAGGGCGATCTGTGGCTGGCGACGGTGCGGGGGAACCGGGCGTACTACGCGCGCTGGGAGAACGACACGGGCGTCTCCTCCCGCGTCTTCGTCCAGGACCTCGTATCGGGCCGGGTCCGCTCCGTGGACTTCCCCTGGGCCGTCGAGCCGGAGGCGCCGCCGCTGGTCGTGGGCGACACCATGTACCTCTTCGACTACTCGAACGAGATCGTGCTGGCGCTCGATCTGAAGCGCGGGAAGGCACTGTGGACGACCTCGCGCGAGCTGCGGCTGTTCAGCGAGCCGACGGTGAGCGGCGACACGCTGTACGCGACGACGCCGGGCAACAGCGTGGTGGCGATCGACACCCGCACCGGCAAGGAGCGCTGGCGCACCCGGCCTCCCGTGGAGCCCGCCGGGCAGCAGGGCGGGCCGAAGGGCGGCGGCGGCACGATCGACCAGAGATCGCCCAGCGGGACCGGCCCGCTCCGGGTCGGTGACGTGTTCTACGGGGTGACCGGGGACGGCGCGTTCTCGGTGGCCGTGCCGGGGAAGGGAGCACGGCCACCGAGATGA
- a CDS encoding magnesium and cobalt transport protein CorA — MSMAGNLRKVGSLRKVGGLRRVARLARRRPRVDLSHPARSPLGSAVVNCVTYVDGRREEGDHDLREAVRRVRKSEEGFVWLGLHEPTESEIAEVAELFDLHPLAVEDAVHAHQRPKVERYGQTLFAVLKTVCYVEHTQVTATSEVVDTGEIMVFVGSDFVITVRHGRHGSLGPVREGLEADPEQLAKGPAAVLHAIADGVVDDYLTVLDEFQADIDEVEAAVFAQNGAKVDPGRIYQLKRELLELKRAVVPLSRPVLELAGRPLPSVPPEIQAYFRDVSDHLLRAAEQIAAFDELLNSILQAHLAQVTVAQNEDMRKITAWAAIVAVPTMGCGIYGMNFDHMPELHWRYGYPLMLSVIAGLCLVVYRGFKRNGWL, encoded by the coding sequence ATGTCGATGGCGGGCAATCTGCGGAAGGTCGGCAGCCTGCGCAAGGTGGGCGGGCTGCGCAGAGTGGCACGGCTGGCGCGCCGGCGGCCCCGGGTGGACCTGAGCCATCCGGCCCGCTCCCCGCTGGGGTCCGCGGTGGTCAACTGCGTGACGTACGTCGACGGGCGGCGCGAGGAGGGCGACCACGACCTGCGCGAGGCCGTGCGTCGGGTGCGCAAGAGCGAGGAGGGCTTCGTCTGGCTCGGCCTGCACGAGCCGACGGAGTCGGAGATCGCCGAGGTCGCCGAGCTGTTCGACCTGCACCCGCTGGCGGTCGAGGACGCGGTGCACGCGCACCAGCGGCCGAAGGTGGAGCGGTACGGGCAGACGCTGTTCGCCGTGCTCAAGACGGTCTGCTACGTGGAGCACACGCAGGTCACCGCGACGAGCGAGGTGGTCGACACCGGCGAGATCATGGTGTTCGTCGGCAGCGACTTCGTCATCACGGTGCGGCACGGCCGGCACGGCTCGCTGGGTCCGGTGCGCGAGGGCCTCGAGGCGGATCCGGAGCAGCTGGCCAAGGGGCCCGCGGCGGTGCTGCACGCGATCGCGGACGGCGTGGTCGACGACTATCTGACGGTGCTCGACGAGTTCCAGGCCGACATAGACGAGGTCGAGGCGGCGGTCTTCGCGCAGAACGGCGCGAAGGTCGACCCGGGCCGGATCTACCAGCTCAAGCGCGAACTGCTGGAGCTGAAGCGGGCGGTGGTCCCGCTGTCCCGGCCGGTGCTCGAGCTGGCCGGGCGGCCGCTGCCGTCGGTGCCGCCGGAGATACAGGCGTACTTCCGTGACGTCTCGGACCATCTGCTGCGGGCGGCGGAGCAGATAGCGGCGTTCGACGAACTGCTCAACTCGATCCTGCAGGCGCACCTCGCGCAGGTGACGGTCGCGCAGAACGAGGACATGCGCAAGATCACGGCGTGGGCGGCGATCGTGGCCGTGCCGACGATGGGCTGCGGCATCTACGGAATGAACTTCGACCACATGCCGGAGCTGCACTGGCGCTACGGCTATCCGCTGATGCTGTCGGTGATCGCCGGGCTCTGTCTCGTCGTGTACCGGGGGTTCAAGCGCAACGGCTGGCTGTGA
- a CDS encoding methyltransferase domain-containing protein, with product MMRSGGHAYLLDNQQPEAGQRFDALSALFDPTTFRHIERLGIGSGWRCWEVGAGGTSVVSWLARKVGPTGRVLATDIDTSWQHSTPRPPVEVRRHDIGADEPPAESFDLVHARLVLVHVPDRERALQSMIRALRPGGRLLVEDADPALQPLLCPDERGPEEQLANRLRHGFRSLLARRGADLSYGRKLPGLLRAAGLRQVEADAYFPVASPACTALEAATVEQVRGSLVQAGLATNEEIDRHLANISHGTMDLATSPLISAWGKKP from the coding sequence ATGATGCGATCCGGCGGCCACGCGTACCTCCTGGACAACCAGCAGCCCGAGGCGGGGCAGCGCTTCGACGCCCTGTCTGCGCTGTTCGACCCCACGACGTTCCGGCACATCGAGCGGCTCGGCATCGGCTCCGGCTGGCGCTGCTGGGAGGTCGGCGCCGGCGGCACGTCCGTCGTCTCCTGGCTGGCCCGCAAGGTCGGCCCGACCGGACGTGTCCTCGCCACCGACATCGACACGTCCTGGCAGCACAGCACGCCGCGCCCGCCCGTCGAGGTGCGCCGGCACGACATCGGCGCCGACGAGCCGCCCGCCGAGTCCTTCGACCTGGTCCACGCGCGGCTCGTCCTCGTCCATGTCCCGGACCGGGAGCGGGCGTTGCAGTCGATGATCCGCGCGCTGCGGCCCGGCGGCCGGCTCCTCGTGGAGGACGCGGACCCGGCGCTCCAGCCTCTGCTCTGCCCCGACGAGCGCGGCCCCGAGGAGCAGCTCGCCAACCGCCTGCGCCACGGCTTCCGCTCGCTGCTCGCCAGGCGCGGGGCGGATCTCTCGTACGGGCGCAAGCTCCCGGGGCTGCTGCGGGCGGCGGGCCTGCGCCAGGTCGAGGCCGACGCGTACTTCCCCGTCGCCTCGCCCGCCTGCACGGCGCTGGAGGCGGCCACGGTCGAGCAGGTCCGCGGGTCCCTGGTGCAGGCGGGCCTCGCCACGAACGAGGAGATCGACCGTCACCTCGCCAACATCTCCCACGGCACGATGGACCTGGCGACCTCCCCGCTGATCTCGGCCTGGGGCAAGAAGCCCTGA
- a CDS encoding carbohydrate kinase family protein — translation MTPRGLLVVGDVVTDVVARHHGPLAAGTDTQAAIRTVPGGAGANVACWAAYRGCPDVTLLGRVGAESARWHEEALVRAGVRPRLVVDPDAPTGSVVCLVDSADGGERTFLTDSGACLRIGPENWSAGLLDGVGWLHLSGYLFFSATGRELVAAAVRDARARGVPVSVDPASAGFLRELGAERFLELAEGVDVLLPSRDEAVLLAGGAGGGGGGGGVDGAAAELSGRFSVVVVKAGAEGACVAWGGVVREWVKAAAGVVVRDATGAGDAFVGAVVGARVRGTSWRGALEDGCGAGAVAVGVVGGRPPSGS, via the coding sequence GTGACGCCGCGCGGGCTGCTCGTGGTCGGGGATGTCGTCACGGACGTCGTGGCGCGTCACCACGGGCCGCTCGCCGCGGGGACGGACACGCAGGCCGCCATCCGTACGGTGCCGGGCGGAGCGGGGGCGAACGTGGCGTGCTGGGCGGCGTACCGGGGGTGCCCGGACGTCACGCTGCTCGGCCGGGTCGGGGCGGAGTCCGCGCGCTGGCACGAGGAGGCGCTCGTACGGGCCGGGGTGCGGCCGCGCCTCGTGGTGGATCCCGACGCGCCGACCGGGTCGGTGGTCTGCCTGGTGGACTCCGCGGACGGGGGCGAGCGGACGTTCCTGACGGACAGCGGGGCCTGTCTGCGGATCGGGCCCGAGAACTGGTCGGCCGGTCTGCTCGACGGGGTCGGCTGGCTGCACCTGTCCGGGTACCTGTTCTTCTCGGCAACCGGGCGGGAGCTGGTGGCGGCCGCCGTGCGGGACGCACGCGCGCGGGGCGTGCCCGTGAGTGTGGATCCGGCGTCGGCGGGATTTCTGCGGGAGTTGGGCGCCGAGCGGTTTCTGGAGCTCGCGGAGGGGGTGGACGTGCTGCTGCCCAGCCGGGACGAGGCGGTGCTGCTCGCGGGCGGGGCCGGCGGAGGTGGAGGGGGAGGTGGAGTGGACGGGGCCGCGGCGGAGTTGAGCGGGCGGTTCTCCGTGGTGGTGGTGAAGGCGGGGGCGGAGGGGGCCTGTGTGGCGTGGGGCGGGGTGGTGCGGGAGTGGGTGAAGGCGGCGGCGGGGGTCGTGGTGCGGGATGCGACGGGGGCGGGGGACGCCTTCGTGGGGGCGGTGGTGGGGGCCCGGGTGCGCGGGACCTCGTGGCGAGGCGCGTTGGAGGACGGGTGCGGGGCGGGGGCGGTGGCCGTCGGGGTGGTCGGCGGCCGGCCGCCGAGCGGTTCCTAG
- a CDS encoding pseudouridine-5'-phosphate glycosidase: MVVVADEVRDALAQGRPVVALESTIIAHGLPRPRNLQVAGELEQLVRDAGAVPATIAVLDGKPYVGLDKGQLERVASEDGIRKLSRRDLPLAFATGASGATTVSATALLAALAGVRVFATGGLGGVHRGWTETQDESADLGLLARTRITVVCAGVKSVLDVPATLQRLETLGVSVAGYGTDRFPGFYLADSGEPVDWTLRSPDEVAAVMRAQDELPGTDAALIVANPVPEAEQLDPVLHARVLENGLRECAEREVSGQAVTPFLLDYLVRHTAGASLEANLAAVRGNVRLAGRIAVAWAGA; encoded by the coding sequence ATGGTGGTCGTGGCGGACGAGGTTCGGGACGCGCTCGCGCAAGGGCGTCCGGTGGTGGCACTGGAGTCGACGATCATCGCGCACGGGTTGCCGAGGCCGCGCAACCTGCAGGTCGCGGGCGAGCTGGAGCAGCTCGTGCGGGACGCGGGTGCGGTGCCCGCGACCATCGCGGTGCTCGACGGGAAGCCGTACGTCGGCCTGGACAAGGGGCAGTTGGAGCGGGTCGCGAGCGAGGACGGCATCCGCAAGCTCAGCCGGAGGGACCTTCCGCTGGCGTTCGCCACGGGGGCGAGCGGGGCGACCACGGTGTCGGCCACGGCGCTGCTGGCGGCGCTCGCGGGGGTGCGGGTGTTCGCGACGGGCGGGCTCGGCGGGGTGCACCGGGGCTGGACGGAGACGCAGGACGAGTCGGCGGACCTCGGACTGCTCGCGCGGACGCGGATCACGGTGGTGTGCGCGGGCGTGAAGTCCGTCCTGGACGTCCCTGCGACGCTGCAGCGCCTGGAGACGCTCGGGGTGTCCGTCGCGGGGTACGGGACGGATCGCTTCCCGGGGTTCTACCTGGCCGACTCGGGTGAGCCGGTGGACTGGACGCTGCGCTCGCCGGACGAGGTCGCGGCGGTGATGCGGGCCCAGGACGAGCTGCCCGGTACGGACGCGGCGCTGATCGTCGCCAACCCCGTACCGGAGGCGGAGCAGCTGGATCCGGTGCTCCACGCGCGCGTGCTGGAGAACGGGCTGCGGGAGTGCGCGGAGCGTGAGGTGAGCGGGCAGGCGGTGACTCCGTTCCTGCTCGACTACCTGGTGCGGCACACGGCCGGCGCGTCCCTGGAGGCGAACCTGGCGGCGGTGCGCGGGAACGTGCGGCTCGCCGGGCGGATCGCGGTCGCCTGGGCGGGGGCGTGA
- a CDS encoding cupin domain-containing protein: MTTNAQPTTGPVPSFAVHVPDVTLEPEPLDPAQIVSGTPEVTGAVLWESADGKQLRGIWQITPGVVTDTEADELFVVVSGRATVEVEGGDTLELGPGTAAVLREGDRTTWTVHETLRKAYQISLS, from the coding sequence ATGACCACGAACGCTCAGCCCACCACCGGCCCCGTCCCCTCCTTCGCCGTCCACGTCCCCGACGTGACCCTGGAGCCGGAGCCGCTCGACCCCGCCCAGATCGTCTCGGGCACCCCCGAAGTCACCGGCGCGGTCCTGTGGGAGTCCGCCGACGGCAAGCAGCTGCGGGGCATCTGGCAGATCACGCCGGGTGTGGTCACCGACACCGAGGCCGACGAGCTGTTCGTCGTCGTCAGCGGACGCGCCACCGTCGAGGTCGAGGGCGGAGACACCCTGGAACTCGGCCCCGGCACCGCCGCCGTGCTGCGCGAGGGCGACCGGACGACGTGGACCGTGCACGAGACGCTGCGCAAGGCCTACCAGATCAGCCTGAGCTGA
- a CDS encoding MFS transporter produces MERSGGVGEAVQRRTQRVLVASQILGGLGTATGIALAAVLAKKVSGDEALSGLASTASVVGTAVLSMPLAALMNARGRRAGLVLAYLVGAAGALLTVVAAAMGNFPLLLVGLAGFGAASSANLQARYAAADLAEPDRRARAISTVVWATTIGAVLGPNIAAPAGRSVTGLGIPEESGPFVWAAGVFLISAVLVHLLLRPDPLLTARALAPAAEQSAEARSLRAGFAAVSASPMARLALVTVAVSHTAMVSVMSMTPVDLEHHGAGIELIGLVISGHIAGMYAFSPVMGRLADRFGRLTVIGLAVGLLALAALLAGTAGGSHVRSAAGLFVLGLGWSAGLVAGSALLTDSVPQAARAAAQGLSDLTTSLAAGIGGATAGLVVATASYAWLNLAAACLLLPLGALALFTRRFSSG; encoded by the coding sequence GTGGAGCGCTCCGGCGGGGTCGGTGAGGCCGTCCAGAGACGTACGCAGCGGGTGCTCGTCGCCTCGCAGATCCTCGGCGGGCTCGGCACCGCCACCGGGATCGCGCTGGCCGCGGTGCTCGCCAAGAAGGTGAGCGGCGACGAGGCGCTGTCCGGGCTGGCGTCCACGGCCAGCGTGGTGGGCACGGCGGTGCTGTCGATGCCGCTGGCCGCGTTGATGAACGCGCGCGGGCGGCGGGCCGGGCTCGTCCTCGCCTATCTGGTGGGCGCGGCCGGCGCGCTGCTGACGGTGGTCGCCGCCGCGATGGGGAACTTTCCGCTGCTGCTCGTGGGCCTCGCCGGGTTCGGCGCCGCGTCCTCCGCCAATCTGCAGGCGCGCTACGCGGCGGCCGACCTGGCCGAGCCCGACCGGCGGGCGCGCGCCATCTCGACCGTGGTGTGGGCGACGACGATCGGCGCGGTCCTCGGGCCGAACATCGCGGCGCCCGCGGGCCGCAGCGTGACCGGGCTCGGCATCCCGGAGGAGTCCGGGCCGTTCGTGTGGGCGGCCGGGGTCTTCCTGATCTCCGCCGTCCTCGTGCATCTGCTGCTCAGACCCGACCCCCTGCTGACCGCCCGGGCGCTGGCTCCGGCGGCGGAGCAGTCGGCCGAGGCGCGCTCGCTGCGCGCGGGGTTCGCGGCCGTGTCCGCGTCGCCCATGGCCCGGCTCGCGCTGGTGACGGTGGCGGTGTCACACACGGCGATGGTCTCGGTCATGTCGATGACCCCGGTCGACCTGGAGCACCACGGCGCCGGCATCGAGCTGATCGGGCTCGTCATCAGTGGTCACATCGCCGGCATGTACGCGTTCTCGCCGGTGATGGGGCGGCTCGCGGACCGGTTCGGGCGGCTGACCGTGATCGGGCTCGCCGTGGGGCTGCTGGCGCTGGCCGCCCTGCTCGCGGGGACGGCGGGCGGCAGCCATGTGCGCAGTGCGGCCGGGCTGTTCGTACTGGGGCTCGGCTGGTCGGCGGGGCTGGTCGCCGGTTCCGCGCTGCTCACCGACTCGGTGCCGCAGGCCGCGCGCGCCGCCGCGCAGGGGTTGTCGGACCTGACGACGAGTCTGGCGGCGGGCATCGGCGGTGCGACGGCCGGTCTGGTGGTCGCGACGGCGAGCTACGCGTGGCTGAACCTGGCGGCGGCCTGTCTCCTGCTGCCGCTCGGCGCGCTCGCCCTGTTCACGAGACGGTTCAGCTCAGGCTGA